In a single window of the Platichthys flesus chromosome 5, fPlaFle2.1, whole genome shotgun sequence genome:
- the adra2a gene encoding alpha-2A adrenergic receptor produces the protein MEFINDTNQTLPEVAQYSLHMSLPLTVLVGMMILLTVFGNVLVVIAVFTSRALRAPQNLFLVSLASADILVATLVMPFSLANELMGYWYFGEVWCEIYLALDVLLCTASIAHLCAISLDRYWSITQAIEYNLKRTPRRIKCIIFIVWVIAAVISFPPLITMEKENRQEDPVCKINNDKWYVISSCIGSFFLPCVIMVLVYVRIYQIAKKRTRAPPGDRKQNVMLKMAPIAAVNPKENGVGAEDHVCHENLNGKRDIELKEGVEGEEGPDEEKEDVNGVDIEESSSSDHKVNNPCSIKKKSAKGKTKLSQIKPGEEGNVQRRRQSTKGSRWRGRQNREKRFTFVLAVVIGGFVICWFPFFFTYMLMTLCESCPVPDTLFKFFFWFGYCNSALNPIIYTIFNNDFRRSFKKILCRRDTRRYV, from the coding sequence ATGGAGTTTATCAACGACACCAACCAGACTCTTCCAGAGGTGGCCCAGTACAGCCTCCACATGTCCCTGCCGCTCACCGTGCTGGTGGGGATGATGATCCTGCTCACAGTGTTCGGTAATGTGCTGGTGGTCATAGCTGTGTTTACTAGCCGGGCCCTGAGGGCTCCGCAGAACTTGTTCCTGGTGTCCCTGGCGTCAGCGGACATTTTGGTGGCCACCCTGGTGATGCCCTTCTCCTTGGCCAATGAGCTCATGGGATACTGGTACTTTGGCGAGGTGTGGTGCGAAATCTATCTGGCACTCGATGTGCTGCTCTGCACTGCCTCTATCGCCCACCTCTGTGCCATCAGCTTAGACCGCTACTGGTCCATCACACAGGCCATCGAGTACAACCTGAAGAGGACGCCGCGCCGCATCAAGTGCATCATCTTCATCGTGTGGGTCATTGCGGCAGTTATCTCTTTCCCGCCACTCATCACcatggagaaagaaaacaggcaGGAGGACCCCGTGTGTAAGATAAACAATGATAAGTGGTACGTCATCTCCTCCTGCATCGgctccttcttcctcccttgCGTCATCATGGTGCTGGTCTACGTGCGGATCTACCAGATCGCCAAGAAGCGGACGCGGGCGCCTccaggagacaggaagcagaaTGTGATGCTGAAAATGGCGCCCATCGCTGCTGTCAACCCAAAGGAGAACGGCGTAGGAGCTGAGGACCACGTCTGCCACGAAAACCTAAACGGCAAGAGGGACATCGAGCTGAAGGAGGGAgtggaaggagaagaagggcCAGACGAGGAGAAAGAGGACGTGAACGGGGTGGACATCGAGGAGTCGTCGTCGTCTGACCACAAAGTCAACAATCCCTGCTCGATCAAAAAGAAATCGGCCAAGGGGAAAACCAAACTGAGCCAAATCAAACCGGGTGAGGAGGGCAATGTCCAAAGGCGGAGGCAGAGCACCAAAGGCAGCCGCTGGAGGGGCCGCCAGAACCGGGAGAAACGCTTCACCTTCGTCCTAGCCGTGGTCATCGGAGGGTTTGTCATCTGCTGGTTTCCCTTCTTCTTTACCTACATGCTGATGACCTTGTGCGAGTCCTGCCCCGTGCCTGACACCCTGTTTAAGTTCTTCTTCTGGTTCGGTTATTGCAACAGCGCGCTGAATCCCATCATCTACACCATCTTCAACAATGACTTCAGGAGGTCGTTCAAAAAGATCCTGTGCAGGAGGGACACGAGAAGATACGTATGA